A region of Theileria annulata chromosome 2, complete sequence, *** SEQUENCING IN PROGRESS *** DNA encodes the following proteins:
- a CDS encoding dihydroorotate dehydrogenase, mitochondrial precursor, putative, translating to MGVGAYACMRNPNCPIYDGILYGLRKWVDPEDSHKLSIFLAKLGLTPVDYSIDPPILYNNIKHIKIFNPIGMAAGYDKNCEVALEILRLGFGFIELGTVLPKPQPGNPKPRLFRLPNNKALINCLGFNSLGIDTAVENMKATRARQKNDPLTKDSIIGISIGKNLKGEILSDVSYCIQKIGLYSDYLCINVSSPNTPNLRDNQKREPLIKLIKTSKKSLEDLDKRVSAENLSYINTTKTKPLLFFKISALEHNLDGLILTNTTVMRPENLKEELEKAGNPRGGLSGNPLKEHSKRIVFEMYKLTNGKIPIIACGGISTAQDALEMIEAGASVCQLFTGLVYHGPKLPSLIKKDLANLLNKKGYKNIKEAIGSAHNKK from the exons ATGGGAGTTGGAGCATACGCCTGTATGAGGAATCCAAACTGTCCAATTTATGATGGAATCCTTTATGGATTAAGAAAATGGGTAGACCCAGAGGATTCTCACAAACTCAGCATCTTTTTAGCTAAATTAGGCTTAACACCCGTAGATTATTCTATTGATCCGCCGattctttataataatattaaacacATCAAAATATTCAATCCAATAG GAATGGCGGCTGGATATGATAAAAACTGTGAAGTGGCGCTAGAAATTTTAAGACTGGGCTTTGGATTTATTGAACTAGGAACTGTATTACCGAAACCGCAACCAGGAAACCCTAAACCAAGATTATTTAGATTACCAAACAATAAAGCTTTGATAAACTGTCTTGGCTTTAACAG CCTGGGAATTGACACTGCGGTGGAGAACATGAAAGCCACTAGAGCTAGGCAAAAGAATGATCCATTGACAAAAGATTCAATTATAGGAATTAGTATAGGGAAAAATCTTAAAGGAGAAATCTTAAGTGATGTATCATATTGCATTCAAAAAATAGGACTGTACTCGGATTATTTATGCATAAATGTTAGCTCACCAAACACACCTAATCTGAGAGATAACCAGAAGAGAGAACCGTTGATAAAACTGATAAAAACTTCAAAAAAATCTTTGGAAGATTTGGATAAAAGAGTATCCGCAGAAAACTTATCGTACATTAATACCACAAAAACCAAGCCtttgttgttttttaaaatatcg GCACTGGAACATAATTTGGATGGCCTGATTCTAACTAACACAACT gTTATGCGTCCAGAGAATCTAAAAGAGGAATTGGAAAAGGCTGGAAATCCAAGAGGAGGCCTTAGTGGAAACCCCTTGAAAGAACATTCAAAGAGGATTGTATTCGAGATGTATAAACTAACTAATGGAAAGATACCAATAATAGCA TGTGGAGGAATCTCTACAGCTCAAGATGCTCTGGAAATGATCGAAGCAGGAGCTTCTGTTTGTCAACTTTTTACAGGACTG GTATATCATGGACCTAAGCTTCCTAGCTTAATAAAGAAAGATTTAGCAAACTTGTTAAACAAAAAGG gatataaaaatattaaagaagCAATTGGTTCAGCACataacaaaaaataa